The Halorhabdus sp. BNX81 genome includes a region encoding these proteins:
- a CDS encoding DUF2070 family protein, with the protein MTTTQGNLAGLSRYIFRAPRWYSSIGFALLIAAIVGVAAFDSRYVLEDAWQGIFYIGLPTLAAGVLTPPVDRLIGGQLTPSRASLLALGCELLVIAIMTSASLVAALTPLGQIFVFDALVFSLAAIFAVRLLIVMAVSRHRLAVAAIPASIQTLAAAVLLFVYSGTMRYLEVGGPLARSYLSRPEQAPPELLVILPSDFLVLALLCGIYAIAVWLFLVVIDWPWRRSLGVSALDFLEGFIGHIAEGSNELEEFFEEIGEEALVPVSVLVFRRPDGDEKARFVLPMIHPGPMGEIGGGNLPKRIAEEADGLGFPPHATAGHDFNLVTEGEVETILDAAERAHDRIAYAETATPGERLQEGDATLTGQAFGDHALATVTYSPGYADDIEYAVGLSAAAEARNGHLSEVMLVDAHNCNNGLEGQNLGHVVPGGERSFDLIHGADRLGDRLEAAKQGTLRLGTAHDETPWEPEDGIGPLGVRVAVVAVDGQTTAYVLVDGNNMEPGLREAIVDTVDQVDLLEVMTSDTHVVNTVEAENQVGDEIPGDELIDVIDTLVGDALDDLEPVEAGMASEKAKVTVFGTDRTETLASTANAVVSMGGALAGMFTFAVVTISLLLFLLT; encoded by the coding sequence ATGACGACGACGCAGGGCAATCTCGCCGGCCTCTCGCGATATATCTTCCGTGCTCCGCGGTGGTACTCCAGCATCGGCTTTGCGCTTCTCATCGCCGCCATCGTGGGCGTCGCGGCCTTCGACTCGCGATACGTTCTCGAGGACGCCTGGCAGGGGATCTTCTACATCGGACTGCCGACGCTCGCGGCCGGGGTGCTGACGCCACCGGTCGATCGGTTGATCGGCGGCCAGTTGACGCCGAGCCGGGCGTCGCTGCTCGCACTCGGCTGTGAGTTGCTCGTCATTGCGATCATGACCAGTGCAAGTCTCGTGGCCGCGCTGACGCCACTCGGACAGATCTTCGTCTTCGACGCCCTGGTTTTCTCCCTTGCAGCCATCTTCGCCGTCCGACTGCTGATCGTCATGGCCGTCTCACGCCATCGGCTGGCCGTCGCGGCGATCCCGGCGAGTATCCAGACCCTCGCCGCTGCCGTGTTGCTGTTCGTCTACAGCGGGACGATGCGGTACCTGGAAGTCGGCGGCCCCCTCGCCAGATCGTACCTCTCGCGACCCGAACAGGCCCCACCCGAGTTACTCGTGATTCTCCCGAGTGACTTCCTCGTGTTGGCGCTTCTCTGTGGTATCTATGCGATCGCCGTCTGGCTGTTCCTCGTCGTGATCGACTGGCCCTGGCGGCGGAGTCTCGGCGTCAGTGCCCTGGATTTCCTCGAGGGCTTCATCGGACACATCGCGGAGGGATCGAACGAACTCGAAGAGTTCTTCGAGGAGATCGGCGAGGAAGCACTCGTACCGGTAAGTGTCCTCGTGTTTCGTCGCCCCGACGGCGACGAGAAGGCGCGGTTCGTCCTGCCGATGATCCATCCCGGACCGATGGGTGAGATCGGCGGCGGAAACCTGCCAAAGCGGATCGCCGAAGAGGCCGACGGCCTCGGATTCCCGCCCCACGCCACGGCCGGACACGACTTCAATCTCGTGACCGAAGGGGAAGTCGAGACGATCCTTGACGCCGCCGAGCGGGCCCACGACCGTATCGCGTATGCAGAGACGGCGACGCCGGGCGAGCGCCTCCAGGAGGGTGATGCGACGCTCACCGGCCAGGCGTTCGGCGACCACGCGCTCGCGACCGTCACCTACTCGCCCGGGTACGCCGACGACATCGAGTACGCTGTCGGGCTCTCGGCCGCCGCCGAAGCCCGGAACGGCCACCTCTCGGAAGTGATGCTCGTCGACGCCCACAACTGCAACAACGGTCTCGAAGGCCAGAACCTGGGCCACGTCGTCCCCGGCGGAGAGCGATCGTTCGACCTGATCCACGGGGCGGACCGCCTGGGCGATCGCCTCGAAGCGGCCAAGCAGGGAACGCTTCGCCTCGGGACGGCCCACGACGAGACGCCCTGGGAACCCGAAGACGGGATCGGCCCGCTCGGTGTCCGTGTGGCTGTCGTGGCAGTCGACGGGCAAACGACGGCCTACGTCCTGGTCGACGGCAACAACATGGAACCCGGTCTCCGGGAGGCGATCGTCGACACTGTCGACCAGGTTGATCTACTGGAGGTGATGACCTCGGACACCCACGTCGTCAACACAGTCGAAGCTGAAAACCAGGTCGGTGACGAGATTCCAGGCGACGAATTGATCGACGTGATCGACACGCTGGTCGGGGACGCCCTCGACGACCTCGAACCCGTCGAGGCCGGGATGGCCAGCGAAAAAGCCAAAGTGACGGTCTTCGGGACGGATCGAACCGAAACGCTTGCAAGCACCGCCAACGCCGTCGTCTCGATGGGCGGCGCGCTCGCCGGCATGTTCACCTTTGCGGTCGTCACGATCAGTCTCCTGCTGTTCCTCCTGACGTGA
- a CDS encoding MoxR family ATPase yields MDVSEASDTCTRLLDELESAIITDQEFLETVFLGVLGRGHVLLEDVPGTGKTLTARSLAEALGLSFSRVQFTPDLLPTDVTGTHIYNERDRTFEFSEGPIFANVVLADEINRAPPKTQSALLEAMEEGQVTAGGDTYQLPDPFFVIATQNPVEMEGTFELPEAQVDRFAIKATMGYPELDGEVELLRRRAGRDDQSPSVETVLDAESVTALRQVPETIRVEEDLLEYMAEITRATREHRHVEVGVSPRGTQRLFEIVRARATISGREYVTPDDVKRVARPALAHRLVLTPDARVDEVPKTAVIDRVLEDVPVPTV; encoded by the coding sequence ATGGATGTCTCCGAGGCGAGCGATACGTGTACCCGGCTGCTGGACGAACTCGAATCGGCGATCATCACCGATCAGGAGTTCCTCGAAACGGTCTTTCTCGGCGTGCTCGGTCGCGGGCACGTCCTGCTCGAAGACGTGCCCGGCACGGGCAAGACGCTGACTGCCCGAAGTCTCGCGGAGGCGCTCGGCCTCTCCTTTTCGCGCGTCCAGTTCACCCCGGACCTGCTCCCGACTGACGTCACCGGGACTCACATCTACAACGAGCGCGATCGGACCTTCGAGTTCAGCGAAGGCCCGATCTTCGCCAACGTCGTCCTGGCCGACGAGATCAACCGTGCCCCGCCGAAAACCCAGTCGGCGCTGCTGGAAGCCATGGAGGAGGGACAGGTCACCGCCGGCGGCGACACCTACCAACTCCCGGATCCGTTCTTCGTCATCGCGACCCAGAACCCCGTCGAGATGGAAGGAACCTTCGAGTTGCCCGAAGCCCAGGTGGACCGCTTTGCGATCAAAGCGACGATGGGCTACCCCGAACTCGACGGCGAAGTCGAACTCCTCCGACGACGGGCCGGTCGCGACGACCAGAGCCCCTCGGTCGAGACGGTGCTCGACGCCGAATCGGTAACGGCGCTCCGGCAGGTTCCCGAAACGATCCGGGTCGAGGAGGACTTGCTGGAATACATGGCGGAAATCACGCGGGCGACACGCGAACACCGCCACGTCGAGGTCGGCGTCTCGCCGCGTGGCACCCAGCGGTTGTTCGAGATCGTGCGGGCGCGAGCGACGATTTCGGGCCGGGAGTACGTCACGCCGGACGACGTCAAGCGGGTCGCCCGGCCGGCACTGGCCCACCGGCTAGTACTCACGCCCGACGCCAGAGTCGACGAAGTGCCCAAAACAGCCGTGATCGACCGGGTTCTCGAAGACGTTCCCGTCCCGACGGTCTGA
- a CDS encoding DUF58 domain-containing protein, producing the protein MRARSRRPDDETDEASAVGLRRFLSVFGVFAVAAGFVVLIAPGVGSGLSMEYLVVMAIGAALLFFAARRWFKRALSSVDTAETPPVERRTTVSVPGDDFDEMLIKNAENAMGRLQVKSTSKDRIRAVAEAVFEGDGADVDEQLQAGTWSDDADAVALFSGQRTSVRDRVSSFVSGTPVLQRRIVSAIEQLAGLAGEEVSWGEIPDRSEDREPTEPGDHATDRWHGLTALALTTVGFGVLLSQPGLVLCGAVLSGLGAYAVAGSSPSTEVRIDRDIQPTDPHPGDSVSVTVEVENVGEQLIPDLRIVDGVPADLTVEDNSPRHGTALRPGATMEYTYTLSGVRGNHTFEDAFLVSRNLPGTLERVAETDVDGDQSVTYDVASALDLSVPLRKHASMHVGRVLTDSAGSGLEFHSVREYRSGDPLTRIDWSRAARGEGLATLQFHEERAATVVLVIDARREAYVASDDDSPSAVDRSVLAAAKLASALLAADDRVGLAALSPRQCWLSPGAGHTHLARLHDILATDEAFAPSPPTLPYYQRINLPALRKRLPSDSQLLVFSPLVDDEVVGVVRQLQASGHPVTIISPDSSGSGTPGRTLARLERRKRLSELRGANVRVVDWDRDESLALALTNAGRRWS; encoded by the coding sequence ATGCGCGCCCGGTCCCGCCGTCCCGACGACGAGACTGACGAGGCCTCGGCGGTCGGGCTGCGGCGGTTTCTGAGCGTCTTCGGCGTGTTCGCGGTTGCCGCCGGCTTCGTGGTGTTGATCGCACCGGGGGTCGGGAGCGGGCTCTCGATGGAGTATCTCGTCGTGATGGCCATCGGGGCGGCGTTGCTGTTCTTCGCTGCCCGTCGGTGGTTCAAGCGCGCACTTTCGTCGGTTGATACCGCCGAGACCCCGCCTGTCGAACGCCGGACGACGGTCTCGGTGCCGGGGGATGACTTCGACGAGATGCTCATCAAGAATGCGGAGAACGCCATGGGCCGACTGCAGGTCAAGAGTACCTCCAAGGATCGTATTCGGGCGGTTGCCGAGGCTGTGTTCGAGGGGGATGGGGCGGACGTCGACGAACAACTCCAGGCCGGCACGTGGAGCGACGACGCCGACGCAGTCGCGCTGTTTTCGGGGCAACGAACCAGCGTTCGCGATCGCGTGTCGTCGTTCGTCAGTGGGACGCCGGTGCTCCAGCGTCGGATCGTCAGTGCGATCGAGCAACTCGCGGGTCTCGCCGGCGAGGAGGTCTCCTGGGGCGAGATTCCGGACAGATCCGAAGACCGGGAGCCGACGGAGCCGGGCGATCATGCGACCGATCGGTGGCACGGACTGACGGCACTGGCGTTGACGACGGTCGGCTTCGGTGTGCTCCTCAGCCAGCCCGGACTGGTCCTGTGTGGGGCTGTCCTGTCGGGCCTCGGTGCCTATGCAGTCGCCGGCTCGTCGCCCTCGACGGAGGTTCGGATCGACCGGGATATCCAGCCGACCGATCCCCATCCCGGCGATTCCGTGTCCGTCACCGTCGAAGTCGAGAACGTCGGCGAGCAACTCATCCCCGATCTTCGGATTGTCGATGGTGTGCCCGCCGACCTCACTGTCGAGGACAACAGTCCCCGCCACGGGACCGCACTCCGGCCCGGCGCGACGATGGAATACACCTACACGCTCAGTGGCGTGCGTGGGAACCACACCTTCGAGGATGCGTTTCTCGTCTCGCGCAACCTCCCGGGCACGCTCGAACGGGTCGCGGAAACCGACGTCGACGGCGATCAATCGGTTACGTACGACGTCGCCTCGGCGCTGGATCTGTCGGTCCCGCTTCGCAAGCACGCCTCGATGCACGTCGGCCGCGTCCTGACTGACTCTGCCGGGAGCGGTCTGGAGTTTCACTCGGTCCGGGAGTACCGCAGCGGCGATCCACTGACACGCATCGACTGGAGCCGGGCCGCCCGTGGCGAGGGCCTGGCGACGCTGCAGTTCCACGAGGAGCGTGCGGCGACGGTCGTGTTGGTTATCGATGCCCGTCGGGAGGCCTACGTCGCCAGCGACGACGATTCGCCGTCGGCTGTCGACCGGAGCGTCCTCGCCGCTGCGAAACTCGCGTCGGCGCTGCTGGCTGCCGACGACCGGGTCGGACTTGCCGCCCTGTCGCCCCGGCAGTGCTGGCTCTCACCGGGGGCCGGTCACACGCACCTCGCGCGCCTCCATGACATACTCGCGACCGACGAGGCCTTCGCCCCGTCGCCGCCGACGCTCCCGTATTACCAGCGTATCAATCTGCCCGCGCTCCGAAAGCGACTGCCGTCTGACAGTCAGCTGCTCGTGTTTTCGCCGCTGGTCGACGACGAGGTCGTCGGGGTCGTTCGACAGCTCCAGGCGAGCGGGCACCCGGTAACGATCATCAGTCCGGATTCCTCCGGCAGCGGGACCCCGGGACGGACGCTCGCACGTCTCGAACGTCGCAAGCGGCTCTCGGAGCTTCGCGGTGCCAACGTTCGCGTGGTCGACTGGGACCGCGACGAATCGCTCGCGCTTGCGCTGACGAACGCTGGACGGCGGTGGTCGTGA
- a CDS encoding DUF4129 domain-containing protein, whose translation MQVDRRTVGVVMVGVVGALALAFAAGTLTSPAAQGGGSLLSIEGNSTTLFQADDPQDIDSSPLPDVGPVVQILFLGLFVLTTAVAVYVLSVRDLITIVSAVVLAGLAFWLFMEVISALSGEGGDFGFAEDTGIGIPGGAGGFGPQAIESAPPSPFLLGSIGLVALLALVVLFGLSTDETPAEPEAESEDDDVTPETLTPVGAAAGRAADQLADGTASTSNVVYRAWVDMTAALAVPNRQSTTPGEFAEAAIEAGMKPRDVEELTRLFEDVRYGDASVSEERERQATEALRRIESTYAGDET comes from the coding sequence GTGCAAGTCGATCGTCGGACGGTAGGTGTCGTAATGGTGGGCGTCGTTGGCGCGCTCGCGCTCGCGTTCGCCGCCGGGACGCTGACCAGCCCTGCCGCGCAGGGTGGGGGAAGTCTGCTTTCCATCGAGGGGAACTCCACGACCCTGTTTCAGGCCGACGACCCGCAGGATATCGATTCGTCGCCGCTCCCCGATGTGGGTCCGGTCGTGCAGATCCTGTTCCTGGGACTGTTCGTGCTCACTACGGCCGTGGCCGTCTACGTTCTCAGCGTTCGTGATCTCATCACGATCGTCTCTGCCGTCGTCCTGGCCGGTCTCGCCTTCTGGCTGTTCATGGAGGTGATTTCGGCGCTGAGTGGCGAGGGCGGCGATTTCGGGTTCGCAGAGGACACTGGTATTGGCATCCCGGGTGGCGCTGGCGGGTTTGGGCCCCAAGCTATCGAGTCCGCGCCGCCGTCGCCGTTCCTGTTGGGGTCAATCGGGCTTGTCGCGTTGCTCGCGCTCGTCGTTCTGTTCGGACTGTCGACCGATGAGACTCCCGCCGAACCGGAAGCCGAATCCGAAGACGACGACGTCACGCCGGAGACACTGACGCCTGTCGGTGCCGCGGCCGGCCGTGCGGCCGACCAACTCGCCGACGGGACAGCGTCGACTTCGAATGTGGTCTACCGCGCCTGGGTGGATATGACTGCGGCGCTTGCGGTCCCGAACCGGCAGTCCACGACGCCCGGCGAGTTCGCCGAGGCGGCGATCGAGGCCGGGATGAAACCCCGGGACGTCGAGGAACTCACACGGCTGTTCGAGGACGTTCGATACGGCGACGCGTCCGTCTCCGAGGAGCGTGAACGCCAGGCGACCGAAGCCTTGCGGCGGATCGAGTCGACCTATGCTGGTGATGAGACGTGA
- a CDS encoding HTH domain-containing protein, protein MSESGRETEYTVEAVTDIFSDRRDYAEPLTASEVADTLGCSRRTALNKLHELEETTDLTSKKVGGRSRVWWIPVHVDG, encoded by the coding sequence ATGAGTGAATCAGGACGCGAAACAGAATATACCGTCGAGGCGGTGACGGACATCTTCAGCGACCGGAGAGATTACGCCGAACCGCTGACGGCAAGCGAGGTCGCCGACACGCTGGGCTGTTCGCGCCGGACAGCACTGAACAAATTACACGAACTAGAGGAGACGACGGATCTGACGTCGAAGAAAGTCGGCGGGCGCTCTCGCGTATGGTGGATTCCCGTCCACGTCGACGGGTGA
- a CDS encoding DUF58 domain-containing protein, with product MTAADGAGVENTGHAPGIGRVLGVIGLLAVLGGVVTIVRPSLASETGLGYGFVTLLGVVILAASLRYWIGLVLTPIESATPPAVEDRTPISIPGGAFDRTIADRRVASITRLRARQAVVDRLQSVAERIRDRERGNSETESVDSFWSDDAAGALLADGDSETAAGLTDRLAAARTGQTTFQRRVNAAVAELAARYDGESASVELDEPAETSTIIPSEPGLGPTARFRILKPMALTAVGVGVVFGSAALLLAGALFGGVGVYAAAGSPPTASIRLSRSIEPVEPTPGETVRVTVEVENESDQFVPDLRVIDRVPDGLSVTDGSPRHGTALRPGATATYAYRVEAVRGHYEFGAVSLVTRNLSGTFERVADVTAAGDASVTYDVTAAMDRSVPLRKQTSRSVGRVLTDVGGSGIELHSVREYRTGDPLNRIDWSRAARGEELATLLFREERSATVVMLVDTRAEAYVASDADAPSAVDRSVLAAAEVASALLDADDRVGLGALSPRQCWVAPSSGHTHRTRIHEVLANAEAFGPRPPDQSFKPAIRLQSIRKRLPSVAQLLVFSPVCDDELVDIVRRLQASGHPTTVISPNPTGGRTPGGTLARIERGLRLSRLREADVRVVDWNESEPLALALTAAGRRWS from the coding sequence GTGACCGCTGCCGACGGGGCGGGTGTCGAAAACACCGGACACGCTCCGGGCATCGGGCGCGTTCTGGGTGTGATCGGCCTGCTTGCGGTCCTCGGCGGTGTCGTGACGATCGTCCGACCGTCGCTCGCGTCGGAGACGGGACTCGGATACGGGTTCGTGACGCTACTGGGCGTCGTCATCCTGGCGGCCAGTCTGCGGTACTGGATCGGACTCGTGCTCACGCCGATCGAATCGGCGACGCCACCGGCAGTCGAGGATCGCACGCCGATCTCCATTCCGGGCGGGGCGTTCGATCGGACGATCGCCGATCGGCGTGTCGCTTCGATCACGCGGTTGCGAGCCAGACAGGCGGTCGTCGATCGCCTGCAATCGGTCGCTGAGCGGATCCGCGACCGCGAGCGTGGCAACTCCGAGACGGAGTCGGTCGACAGCTTCTGGAGCGACGACGCGGCTGGGGCGCTGCTGGCGGACGGCGACAGCGAGACTGCGGCGGGCCTAACGGACCGGCTGGCAGCCGCCAGAACCGGACAGACGACGTTTCAGCGTCGCGTCAACGCCGCCGTCGCGGAACTCGCGGCGCGTTACGATGGCGAGAGCGCGTCGGTCGAACTCGACGAACCGGCGGAGACATCGACGATCATCCCCTCGGAACCCGGCTTGGGGCCGACCGCCCGCTTTCGAATACTCAAGCCGATGGCGCTGACGGCCGTCGGCGTGGGCGTCGTGTTCGGCTCGGCGGCCCTGCTGCTCGCGGGCGCACTGTTCGGCGGCGTTGGCGTCTATGCCGCGGCGGGATCGCCACCGACGGCTTCGATTCGGCTCTCCCGTTCGATCGAACCCGTCGAGCCGACGCCGGGTGAGACTGTCCGGGTGACCGTGGAGGTCGAAAACGAGAGCGATCAGTTCGTGCCCGACCTCCGGGTTATCGATCGCGTCCCGGACGGCCTTTCCGTCACGGACGGCTCGCCGCGCCACGGGACTGCGCTCCGACCGGGCGCGACGGCGACGTACGCCTACCGGGTCGAGGCGGTTCGGGGGCATTACGAGTTCGGTGCCGTGTCTCTCGTCACCCGGAACCTCTCGGGGACCTTCGAACGCGTCGCGGACGTCACTGCCGCGGGCGACGCGTCCGTCACCTACGACGTGACGGCGGCCATGGATCGCTCGGTTCCGTTGCGCAAACAGACCTCCCGAAGCGTCGGGCGGGTACTCACCGACGTCGGCGGCAGCGGTATCGAACTCCACTCGGTGCGGGAGTACCGGACCGGCGATCCGCTCAACCGGATCGACTGGAGTCGGGCGGCCCGCGGTGAGGAACTGGCGACGCTACTGTTCCGTGAGGAGCGATCGGCGACAGTCGTCATGCTGGTCGATACTCGGGCGGAAGCCTACGTCGCTTCGGACGCGGACGCCCCGTCAGCCGTCGATCGGAGCGTTCTCGCGGCGGCGGAAGTCGCGTCGGCGTTGCTCGATGCCGACGACCGGGTTGGTCTGGGGGCGCTGTCCCCCCGCCAGTGCTGGGTGGCACCGAGTTCCGGGCACACCCACCGGACACGGATTCATGAGGTGCTCGCGAACGCGGAGGCGTTCGGCCCGCGGCCGCCGGACCAGTCGTTCAAGCCGGCGATCCGGCTGCAATCGATCCGGAAGCGACTCCCGAGCGTCGCCCAGCTGCTGGTGTTCTCGCCGGTCTGTGATGACGAACTCGTCGATATCGTGCGTCGACTCCAGGCGAGCGGCCATCCGACGACGGTGATCAGCCCGAACCCGACGGGCGGGCGAACGCCGGGCGGGACGCTGGCCCGGATCGAACGCGGCTTGCGCCTCTCGCGTCTGCGCGAGGCCGACGTTCGCGTCGTCGACTGGAATGAGTCCGAACCGCTCGCGCTGGCCCTGACGGCGGCCGGCCGGAGGTGGTCGTGA
- a CDS encoding DUF4129 domain-containing protein, whose protein sequence is MRADRRTVAVFVVGLIGVLALVVSAAMLTDPAGEEASAGWINLGSGEHPQGELFSGTLDLPIPSLYLDVLWTALAVSAVVFLLASLLLLDTEELVRIVLGALAVVIPGAVIGLLMGNVGMGGTIFSMNGTVANETGMSLSTGESAPPGSGGLSPYLLGAGILVILVTVGVLFARSGDETAIDIPADDADESAGEQRLVSLGEAAGRAAAGIAASESTADNAVYEAWIEMTDALAVADPETTTSGEFADAAVDAGMDPEHVRELTRLFEDVRYGDASVSQARAERARAALERIEATYAGEQS, encoded by the coding sequence ATGCGGGCTGATCGCCGCACGGTTGCCGTCTTCGTCGTCGGATTGATCGGCGTCCTTGCGCTGGTGGTTTCGGCAGCGATGCTGACGGATCCGGCAGGGGAGGAAGCTTCGGCGGGGTGGATCAATCTCGGGTCGGGGGAGCACCCGCAAGGTGAACTCTTCAGCGGGACACTCGATCTACCGATCCCGTCGCTGTATCTCGACGTGCTCTGGACCGCGTTGGCTGTCTCAGCGGTGGTGTTTTTGTTGGCCAGCTTGCTACTCCTCGATACGGAGGAACTCGTCCGTATCGTATTGGGGGCTCTGGCAGTGGTGATACCCGGCGCGGTCATCGGATTGCTCATGGGCAACGTCGGGATGGGTGGCACGATCTTTTCGATGAACGGAACCGTCGCTAACGAGACCGGGATGTCGCTGTCGACCGGCGAATCAGCGCCACCGGGAAGCGGCGGCCTCTCACCGTATTTGCTCGGTGCGGGGATACTCGTGATACTGGTCACGGTCGGCGTCCTGTTCGCACGCTCGGGCGACGAGACGGCCATCGATATCCCGGCGGACGATGCGGACGAATCAGCGGGCGAGCAGCGACTTGTTTCGCTGGGTGAGGCAGCCGGTCGTGCCGCCGCCGGCATCGCGGCCTCGGAGAGTACAGCGGACAATGCCGTCTACGAGGCCTGGATCGAGATGACCGACGCCCTCGCGGTCGCGGATCCGGAAACGACGACGTCCGGTGAGTTCGCCGATGCGGCCGTCGATGCGGGCATGGATCCCGAGCACGTTCGTGAACTCACCCGGCTGTTCGAGGACGTGCGCTACGGCGACGCGTCGGTCTCTCAAGCGCGGGCCGAACGCGCTCGGGCGGCATTGGAACGTATCGAGGCGACCTACGCGGGTGAGCAGTCGTGA
- a CDS encoding hydantoinase B/oxoprolinase family protein, with product MSERLDAIELEIVRNQLAGVAEEMGDVLIRGAYSPNIAERRDCSTAVFDADGRLLAQAEHIPVHLGAMPDAVDAVRERDPDPGDVFVLNDPYTGGTHLPDVTMVSPITREGADAAERSSGPRPRDGGEIVAYAASRAHHADVGGMAPGSMPAGARDVYQEGLVIPPTRLVARGDLRAEVEDLLLANVRNPDERRADLRAQRAANDRGAERIGDLLAEHGDRLRDAFDAVIEYSRERVEREIAALPDGRYGASDVLEGDGITDADIPIEVTVTIDGERLDVDFAGTAEQVAGNVNAPLAVAKSAVYFVVRCVTDPDVPPNQGCYDPVSVSAPAGSLLNPDPPAAVVGGNVETSQRVADVVFAAIGEAAPERVPAAGQGTMNNLVIGSPTFTYYETIGGGGGATADADGADGVQVGMTNTENTPVEALEAAYPLRVEAYSIRRGSGGEGECAGGDGLRRSIRVETAATVSLLTERRRHAPAGRAGGGDGATGRNLIDGAAVEAKVTREVGAGTVVTVLTPGGGGYGAVVRGATDVDDSENG from the coding sequence GTGAGCGAACGACTCGACGCGATCGAACTCGAGATCGTCCGCAACCAGCTTGCGGGCGTCGCCGAGGAGATGGGCGACGTCCTGATCCGCGGGGCCTATTCGCCGAACATCGCCGAGCGCCGGGACTGCTCGACGGCGGTCTTCGACGCCGACGGTCGCCTGCTCGCCCAGGCCGAGCACATCCCGGTCCACCTCGGGGCGATGCCCGACGCCGTCGACGCAGTCCGCGAGCGCGATCCCGACCCCGGCGACGTGTTCGTCTTGAACGACCCCTACACCGGCGGGACCCACCTTCCGGACGTGACGATGGTCTCGCCGATCACCCGCGAGGGGGCCGACGCCGCGGAGCGTTCGAGCGGGCCGCGCCCGCGAGACGGAGGCGAGATCGTGGCCTACGCCGCCTCCCGGGCCCACCACGCCGACGTGGGCGGGATGGCCCCCGGCAGCATGCCCGCCGGCGCGCGGGACGTCTATCAGGAGGGACTGGTGATCCCCCCGACGCGCCTCGTGGCGCGCGGGGATCTGCGGGCGGAGGTCGAGGACCTGCTGCTCGCGAACGTCCGCAATCCCGACGAGCGCCGGGCGGACCTGCGCGCCCAGCGGGCGGCCAACGACCGCGGTGCCGAACGGATCGGCGACCTGCTCGCCGAGCATGGCGACCGACTCAGGGACGCTTTCGACGCCGTCATCGAGTACTCACGCGAGCGCGTCGAGCGCGAGATCGCGGCCCTGCCGGACGGCCGCTACGGGGCGAGCGACGTCCTCGAGGGGGACGGGATCACCGACGCGGACATCCCGATCGAGGTGACCGTGACGATCGACGGCGAACGGCTGGATGTGGACTTCGCCGGCACCGCGGAGCAGGTCGCGGGCAACGTCAACGCGCCGCTCGCTGTCGCGAAGAGCGCGGTCTACTTCGTCGTCCGGTGTGTGACCGACCCGGACGTCCCGCCGAACCAGGGCTGTTACGATCCAGTCTCGGTCAGTGCGCCGGCGGGCTCGCTGTTGAACCCAGACCCGCCGGCGGCGGTCGTGGGCGGCAACGTCGAGACGAGCCAGCGCGTCGCGGACGTTGTCTTTGCGGCCATCGGCGAGGCTGCCCCCGAGCGCGTCCCGGCGGCGGGCCAGGGGACGATGAACAACCTCGTGATCGGCTCGCCCACCTTCACCTACTACGAGACGATCGGTGGGGGAGGGGGCGCGACAGCCGACGCCGACGGGGCCGACGGCGTGCAGGTCGGCATGACCAACACGGAGAACACGCCCGTCGAGGCCCTCGAAGCGGCCTACCCCCTTCGGGTCGAGGCGTACTCGATCCGGCGGGGGAGCGGCGGCGAGGGCGAGTGCGCGGGCGGTGACGGTCTCCGGCGGTCGATCCGCGTCGAGACGGCGGCGACGGTGTCGCTGCTGACCGAGCGACGGCGACACGCGCCGGCGGGCCGAGCGGGCGGCGGTGACGGGGCGACCGGTCGGAACCTGATCGACGGCGCGGCGGTCGAGGCCAAGGTCACTCGCGAGGTTGGGGCCGGCACCGTCGTGACCGTTTTGACACCGGGTGGCGGTGGCTACGGTGCCGTAGTCAGGGGCGCAACCGACGTGGACGACTCTGAGAATGGATAA